The following proteins come from a genomic window of Anabaena sphaerica FACHB-251:
- the rpsT gene encoding 30S ribosomal protein S20 has translation MANTKSALKRAQIAERNRLRNKAYKSAVKTLMKKYLTAVEAHAANPTPESKQVVDARMSEAYSKIDKAVKRGVLHPNTGARKKSRLAHKLKPLTQTAE, from the coding sequence GTGGCGAATACAAAGTCTGCTCTCAAACGCGCCCAAATCGCAGAACGCAACCGACTGCGTAACAAAGCATATAAATCAGCAGTAAAGACGCTGATGAAAAAATACTTGACTGCTGTTGAAGCTCATGCGGCTAATCCTACTCCAGAATCAAAACAAGTAGTAGATGCTCGGATGTCTGAGGCCTACAGCAAAATTGATAAAGCTGTAAAGCGGGGTGTGCTACACCCCAACACCGGGGCGAGGAAAAAGTCAAGGTTAGCTCACAAACTCAAACCGCTGACCCAAACAGCAGAGTAG
- a CDS encoding TatD family hydrolase gives MQLVDTHVHLNFDLFQPDLAAVRSRWQEAGIVSLVHSCVHPEEFASIQTLAHQFPEISFAVGLHPLDAAKWNHQTAEKITSLACSDSKVVAIGEMGLDFYKANNYEQQYIVFETQLAIATELNLPVIIHCRDAAPQVREVLQKWRENQGERLRGVMHCWSGTPEETQWFLDLGFYISFSGTVTFKNAKAIQASAAMVSSDRLLIETDCPFLAPTPKRGEKRNEPAYVGYVAEQLAKLREETVEAIAHQTTENACKLFGLSLTQSDCT, from the coding sequence ATGCAATTAGTAGACACCCACGTACATCTCAACTTTGATCTATTTCAGCCAGATTTAGCAGCAGTGCGATCGCGTTGGCAAGAAGCAGGGATAGTAAGTTTAGTGCATTCCTGTGTTCATCCCGAAGAATTTGCCAGCATTCAAACTTTAGCTCACCAGTTCCCCGAAATCAGTTTTGCCGTTGGCTTACATCCTTTAGATGCAGCCAAATGGAACCACCAGACAGCAGAGAAAATCACATCTCTAGCCTGTTCCGATTCTAAAGTGGTGGCGATTGGGGAAATGGGACTAGATTTTTACAAGGCAAATAACTATGAACAACAGTACATAGTATTTGAGACGCAATTAGCGATCGCTACTGAACTTAACCTACCAGTGATCATCCATTGTCGTGATGCAGCACCACAGGTAAGAGAAGTATTGCAGAAATGGCGGGAAAATCAAGGAGAAAGACTGCGGGGTGTAATGCATTGTTGGAGTGGAACGCCAGAAGAAACCCAATGGTTTCTTGATTTAGGCTTCTACATTAGCTTCAGTGGGACAGTAACCTTTAAAAACGCGAAAGCCATACAAGCCTCAGCTGCTATGGTGAGTAGCGATCGCCTACTTATAGAAACAGATTGTCCTTTTCTGGCTCCCACACCCAAAAGAGGCGAAAAACGCAACGAACCAGCTTATGTAGGTTATGTAGCCGAACAATTAGCTAAATTAAGGGAGGAAACGGTAGAAGCGATCGCCCATCAAACCACTGAAAATGCTTGCAAATTATTCGGACTTTCATTAACACAGAGCGATTGCACCTGA